A single window of Rubripirellula lacrimiformis DNA harbors:
- a CDS encoding trans-sulfuration enzyme family protein, giving the protein MTTKITTNRDADQPSRNSNSSDAHCGDDAPPPGSQASVDPALRPTFADRGLSTQCVHSGELRQKPEGSITQPIFTASTYTFASTDDLLRFVHGEDQREEYGRYGSPNEKSVEAKLAALDNAEDAILYSSGMAAIVGLLMTKLNSGDEIVFFDQCYHRSREFCAKTMSRFGVVTHQVPTGDFGAMEAAINDRTKIIVSESPTNPHLTSVDLEKFVAVGKANEVETLIDATLATPYNLRPIDYGVDYVWHSATKYLGGHNDLLAGTIAGSRELLDPVRKMRGVLGSINSGHNLYLLERGLKTFELRMQRHNQNGMAVAEFLESHDRVERVYYPGLKSHPSHSIAAAQMRGFGGLITFTVKGADWKETSRVVDAAKIARIAPSLGGVESLIEQPLVMSYYNCTPEERQRFGIADNMIRLSCGIEDTADLISDLKQALDA; this is encoded by the coding sequence ATGACAACAAAGATTACGACCAATCGAGATGCGGACCAACCGAGCCGCAATTCTAATTCCAGCGACGCCCATTGTGGCGACGACGCACCGCCGCCGGGTAGCCAGGCTAGCGTGGACCCGGCTTTGCGGCCGACCTTTGCCGACCGCGGGCTTTCGACACAGTGCGTGCACAGTGGCGAACTTCGGCAGAAACCCGAAGGATCGATCACGCAGCCGATCTTCACCGCGTCGACTTACACGTTTGCGTCCACCGACGACCTGCTGCGTTTTGTCCATGGCGAAGACCAGCGAGAAGAATATGGTCGCTATGGCAGTCCCAACGAAAAAAGTGTCGAAGCCAAACTAGCGGCCTTGGATAACGCCGAGGACGCGATTCTGTATTCGTCCGGAATGGCAGCCATCGTCGGGCTGCTGATGACCAAACTGAACTCGGGCGACGAGATCGTTTTCTTTGATCAGTGTTATCACCGCAGCCGCGAATTCTGTGCAAAAACGATGTCCCGCTTTGGCGTCGTCACTCACCAGGTTCCCACCGGCGATTTCGGTGCGATGGAAGCAGCCATCAACGATCGAACCAAGATTATCGTCAGCGAGTCGCCCACCAACCCGCACCTGACCTCGGTCGACCTCGAGAAATTCGTGGCGGTTGGCAAAGCCAACGAAGTCGAAACGCTGATCGATGCGACCTTGGCGACTCCTTACAACCTGCGTCCGATCGACTATGGCGTCGACTACGTGTGGCATTCGGCAACCAAGTACTTGGGCGGGCACAACGACCTGTTGGCTGGCACGATCGCCGGCAGCCGCGAATTGCTGGACCCTGTTCGCAAGATGCGCGGCGTACTGGGCAGCATCAATTCGGGCCACAACCTGTACCTGTTGGAACGAGGGCTGAAGACATTCGAATTGCGAATGCAGCGGCACAACCAGAATGGAATGGCGGTCGCAGAGTTTCTGGAATCTCACGATCGGGTGGAACGAGTCTATTACCCGGGACTGAAATCGCATCCGTCCCATTCGATTGCCGCAGCCCAAATGCGTGGCTTCGGCGGCTTGATCACGTTCACGGTCAAAGGTGCAGATTGGAAAGAAACTTCACGAGTGGTGGATGCCGCCAAGATCGCTCGAATCGCGCCTAGTTTGGGTGGCGTCGAATCGTTGATCGAACAGCCGCTGGTGATGAGCTATTACAACTGCACGCCCGAAGAACGCCAGCGTTTTGGAATTGCGGACAACATGATCCGTCTGTCCTGTGGAATCGAAGATACCGCAGATCTGATCAGCGATTTGAAACAGGCATTGGACGCTTAG